In Lineus longissimus chromosome 13, tnLinLong1.2, whole genome shotgun sequence, one genomic interval encodes:
- the LOC135497775 gene encoding N-chimaerin-like isoform X2, whose amino-acid sequence MYETALEPLPAPDAPDVAKESFVKRVLRKLSTSTTLDVADFSEPQDRIDERPMDDDCVMPIWKSYLYHLQQQAPMPRRVVCTRDLPSKPAQYGREFHGALSREETDRLVSKCDGCYVVRESQRAPGTYTLAIRFEGITKNFKLYYDGQHYVGEKRFDTIHDLVADGLITFYLEAKASDYIAALSNESNYEESPYYRTKTKKQKELHAPGGAPQQLYQEVLDNRENLDRDPSLNKQSLAFGELDSADSRGATTNSRLDIKKYEKTHKFKVQNFKGPHWCDFCANFMWGLIAQGVKCQDCGFNAHKKCSEKVPNDCMPDMKFIKRCFGIDLTTLVKAQNTAIPVVVTMCIKEIESRGVDAEGLYRVAGFHDDVEAIKLAFDKDGENTDISCAVYEDLNTIGSVLKSYFRELPIPLVTFESYPLFIEAVRKDGLDQDERLQMVYHATGKLPPAHYQTLKYLMAHLGRVVEKQRVNMMSPENLAIVYAPTLLRSPDTDPLSSLTAAKYERNLMELMISHQDILFTQ is encoded by the exons ATGTATGAGACGGCTCTGGAACCGTTGCCAGCCCCGGATGCTCCGGATGTGGCCAAGGAGAGCTTCGTGAAGCGTGTCTTGAGGAAATTATCCACCAGTACCACACTGGATGTGGCAGATTTTTCAGAGCCACAAGACAGGATTGATGAGCGAC CCATGGACGATGACTGCGTGATGCCAATATGGAAGTCATATC TATACCACCTCCAGCAGCAAGCCCCGATGCCGAGGAGGGTCGTCTGTACCAGAGAT CTGCCAAGCAAACCAGCTCAGTACGGCCGCGAGTTCCATGGTGCATTATCACGGGAGGAGACCGACAGACTAGTCAGTAAATGCGATGGATGTTATGTTGTGCGGGAGAGCCAGAGGGCGCCGGGGACATATACGCTAGCTATACG ATTTGAGGGTATCACGAAGAACTTCAAATTATATTACGATGGCCAGCACTATGTGGGTGAGAAACGGTTCGATACGATACATGACCTAGTCGCGGACGGACTTATTACCTTCTATTTGGAGGCAAAAGCGTCAGATTATATCGCCGCGTTATCGAACGAATCAAATTATGAGGAATCGCCGTATTACCGCACAAAGACGAAGAAACAGAAGGAGTTGCATGCGCCCGGTGGCGCCCCACAGCAGCTTTATCAAGAAGTGTTAGATAACCGGGAAAATCTCGACCGGGATCCTAGTCTTAATAAACAA AGTCTTGCATTTGGAGAATTAGATTCAGCAGATTCCAGAGGAGCAACAACAAATTCAAGATTAGATATAAAAAAGTATGAAAAAACACATAAATTTAAG GTTCAAAACTTTAAAGGTCCTCACTGGTGTGATTTCTGTGCTAACTTCATGTGGGGTCTAATAGCTCAGGGGGTCAAGTGTCAAG ACTGTGGTTTCAATGCTCACAAGAAGTGTTCAGAGAAGGTACCCAACGACTGCATGCCCGACATGAAGTTTATCAAGCGCTGCTTTGGCATTGACTTGACAACGTTAGTCAAGGCTCAGAACACAGCTATCCCGGTGGTGGTCACCATGTGTATAAAGGAAATAGAATCTCGAG GTGTTGACGCTGAGGGCTTGTATCGTGTGGCTGGTTTCCATGACGACGTAGAGGCAATCAAATTAGCATTTGACAAAG ATGGCGAGAATACAGATATATCATGTGCGGTTTACGAGGACCTCAACACCATTGGCAGTGTGCTCAAGTCCTACTTTAGAGAGTTACCCATTCCATTAGTCACGTTTGAGAGCTATCCCCTATTCATCGAGGCTGTCA GAAAAGACGGTTTAGACCAAGACGAGAGGTTGCAGATGGTGTATCACGCGACCGGCAAACTGCCACCTGCTCACTACCAGACATTAAAATACTTGATGGCTCATTTAGGGAG GGTCGTCGAGAAGCAAAGAGTTAACATGATGAGCCCTGAAAACTTAGCGATTGTATACGCACCCACGTTACTACGGTCGCCAGATACGGACCCCCTGTCAAGCCTCACAGCGGCCAAATATGAACGCAACTTAATGGAACTGATGATCTCGCATCAAGACATATTGTTCACCCAATAA
- the LOC135497775 gene encoding N-chimaerin-like isoform X1: MNESFKMKFRRLSFLRRKSFGYDFTAVTAACSTEDVFADVTYRSEVDAISCQEDSVVYGTKYTMDDDCVMPIWKSYLYHLQQQAPMPRRVVCTRDLPSKPAQYGREFHGALSREETDRLVSKCDGCYVVRESQRAPGTYTLAIRFEGITKNFKLYYDGQHYVGEKRFDTIHDLVADGLITFYLEAKASDYIAALSNESNYEESPYYRTKTKKQKELHAPGGAPQQLYQEVLDNRENLDRDPSLNKQSLAFGELDSADSRGATTNSRLDIKKYEKTHKFKVQNFKGPHWCDFCANFMWGLIAQGVKCQDCGFNAHKKCSEKVPNDCMPDMKFIKRCFGIDLTTLVKAQNTAIPVVVTMCIKEIESRGVDAEGLYRVAGFHDDVEAIKLAFDKDGENTDISCAVYEDLNTIGSVLKSYFRELPIPLVTFESYPLFIEAVRKDGLDQDERLQMVYHATGKLPPAHYQTLKYLMAHLGRVVEKQRVNMMSPENLAIVYAPTLLRSPDTDPLSSLTAAKYERNLMELMISHQDILFTQ; this comes from the exons ATGAACGagtctttcaaaatgaagtttcGGCGGCTGTCTTTTCTGCGGAGGAAGTCGTTCGGATATGACTTCACCGCGGTGACGGCCGCTTGTAGCACGGAGGACGTGTTTGCGGATGTGACATATCGGTCAGAGGTGGACGCTATATCATGTCAGGAGGACTCAGTCGTCTACGGGACTAAATATA CCATGGACGATGACTGCGTGATGCCAATATGGAAGTCATATC TATACCACCTCCAGCAGCAAGCCCCGATGCCGAGGAGGGTCGTCTGTACCAGAGAT CTGCCAAGCAAACCAGCTCAGTACGGCCGCGAGTTCCATGGTGCATTATCACGGGAGGAGACCGACAGACTAGTCAGTAAATGCGATGGATGTTATGTTGTGCGGGAGAGCCAGAGGGCGCCGGGGACATATACGCTAGCTATACG ATTTGAGGGTATCACGAAGAACTTCAAATTATATTACGATGGCCAGCACTATGTGGGTGAGAAACGGTTCGATACGATACATGACCTAGTCGCGGACGGACTTATTACCTTCTATTTGGAGGCAAAAGCGTCAGATTATATCGCCGCGTTATCGAACGAATCAAATTATGAGGAATCGCCGTATTACCGCACAAAGACGAAGAAACAGAAGGAGTTGCATGCGCCCGGTGGCGCCCCACAGCAGCTTTATCAAGAAGTGTTAGATAACCGGGAAAATCTCGACCGGGATCCTAGTCTTAATAAACAA AGTCTTGCATTTGGAGAATTAGATTCAGCAGATTCCAGAGGAGCAACAACAAATTCAAGATTAGATATAAAAAAGTATGAAAAAACACATAAATTTAAG GTTCAAAACTTTAAAGGTCCTCACTGGTGTGATTTCTGTGCTAACTTCATGTGGGGTCTAATAGCTCAGGGGGTCAAGTGTCAAG ACTGTGGTTTCAATGCTCACAAGAAGTGTTCAGAGAAGGTACCCAACGACTGCATGCCCGACATGAAGTTTATCAAGCGCTGCTTTGGCATTGACTTGACAACGTTAGTCAAGGCTCAGAACACAGCTATCCCGGTGGTGGTCACCATGTGTATAAAGGAAATAGAATCTCGAG GTGTTGACGCTGAGGGCTTGTATCGTGTGGCTGGTTTCCATGACGACGTAGAGGCAATCAAATTAGCATTTGACAAAG ATGGCGAGAATACAGATATATCATGTGCGGTTTACGAGGACCTCAACACCATTGGCAGTGTGCTCAAGTCCTACTTTAGAGAGTTACCCATTCCATTAGTCACGTTTGAGAGCTATCCCCTATTCATCGAGGCTGTCA GAAAAGACGGTTTAGACCAAGACGAGAGGTTGCAGATGGTGTATCACGCGACCGGCAAACTGCCACCTGCTCACTACCAGACATTAAAATACTTGATGGCTCATTTAGGGAG GGTCGTCGAGAAGCAAAGAGTTAACATGATGAGCCCTGAAAACTTAGCGATTGTATACGCACCCACGTTACTACGGTCGCCAGATACGGACCCCCTGTCAAGCCTCACAGCGGCCAAATATGAACGCAACTTAATGGAACTGATGATCTCGCATCAAGACATATTGTTCACCCAATAA
- the LOC135497775 gene encoding N-chimaerin-like isoform X3, giving the protein MATCRSAMDDDCVMPIWKSYLYHLQQQAPMPRRVVCTRDLPSKPAQYGREFHGALSREETDRLVSKCDGCYVVRESQRAPGTYTLAIRFEGITKNFKLYYDGQHYVGEKRFDTIHDLVADGLITFYLEAKASDYIAALSNESNYEESPYYRTKTKKQKELHAPGGAPQQLYQEVLDNRENLDRDPSLNKQSLAFGELDSADSRGATTNSRLDIKKYEKTHKFKVQNFKGPHWCDFCANFMWGLIAQGVKCQDCGFNAHKKCSEKVPNDCMPDMKFIKRCFGIDLTTLVKAQNTAIPVVVTMCIKEIESRGVDAEGLYRVAGFHDDVEAIKLAFDKDGENTDISCAVYEDLNTIGSVLKSYFRELPIPLVTFESYPLFIEAVRKDGLDQDERLQMVYHATGKLPPAHYQTLKYLMAHLGRVVEKQRVNMMSPENLAIVYAPTLLRSPDTDPLSSLTAAKYERNLMELMISHQDILFTQ; this is encoded by the exons CCATGGACGATGACTGCGTGATGCCAATATGGAAGTCATATC TATACCACCTCCAGCAGCAAGCCCCGATGCCGAGGAGGGTCGTCTGTACCAGAGAT CTGCCAAGCAAACCAGCTCAGTACGGCCGCGAGTTCCATGGTGCATTATCACGGGAGGAGACCGACAGACTAGTCAGTAAATGCGATGGATGTTATGTTGTGCGGGAGAGCCAGAGGGCGCCGGGGACATATACGCTAGCTATACG ATTTGAGGGTATCACGAAGAACTTCAAATTATATTACGATGGCCAGCACTATGTGGGTGAGAAACGGTTCGATACGATACATGACCTAGTCGCGGACGGACTTATTACCTTCTATTTGGAGGCAAAAGCGTCAGATTATATCGCCGCGTTATCGAACGAATCAAATTATGAGGAATCGCCGTATTACCGCACAAAGACGAAGAAACAGAAGGAGTTGCATGCGCCCGGTGGCGCCCCACAGCAGCTTTATCAAGAAGTGTTAGATAACCGGGAAAATCTCGACCGGGATCCTAGTCTTAATAAACAA AGTCTTGCATTTGGAGAATTAGATTCAGCAGATTCCAGAGGAGCAACAACAAATTCAAGATTAGATATAAAAAAGTATGAAAAAACACATAAATTTAAG GTTCAAAACTTTAAAGGTCCTCACTGGTGTGATTTCTGTGCTAACTTCATGTGGGGTCTAATAGCTCAGGGGGTCAAGTGTCAAG ACTGTGGTTTCAATGCTCACAAGAAGTGTTCAGAGAAGGTACCCAACGACTGCATGCCCGACATGAAGTTTATCAAGCGCTGCTTTGGCATTGACTTGACAACGTTAGTCAAGGCTCAGAACACAGCTATCCCGGTGGTGGTCACCATGTGTATAAAGGAAATAGAATCTCGAG GTGTTGACGCTGAGGGCTTGTATCGTGTGGCTGGTTTCCATGACGACGTAGAGGCAATCAAATTAGCATTTGACAAAG ATGGCGAGAATACAGATATATCATGTGCGGTTTACGAGGACCTCAACACCATTGGCAGTGTGCTCAAGTCCTACTTTAGAGAGTTACCCATTCCATTAGTCACGTTTGAGAGCTATCCCCTATTCATCGAGGCTGTCA GAAAAGACGGTTTAGACCAAGACGAGAGGTTGCAGATGGTGTATCACGCGACCGGCAAACTGCCACCTGCTCACTACCAGACATTAAAATACTTGATGGCTCATTTAGGGAG GGTCGTCGAGAAGCAAAGAGTTAACATGATGAGCCCTGAAAACTTAGCGATTGTATACGCACCCACGTTACTACGGTCGCCAGATACGGACCCCCTGTCAAGCCTCACAGCGGCCAAATATGAACGCAACTTAATGGAACTGATGATCTCGCATCAAGACATATTGTTCACCCAATAA